One segment of Candidatus Nitrospira nitrosa DNA contains the following:
- a CDS encoding ABC transporter permease subunit — MNVPPLTPVPVPQGESSPGRGPMSAPALLEELFTRRQIRSLTDGVTRLIIKTGGVSIILCILGMCVFLVKEVIPLFLPTQATLSEPVTLSPIKHPVTSALIGIDEHQELAYVLRDDSLEFVFLGEGMAAISKVPSRGLLPDGTVTALARALGKGHSLALATGDSRIIPVTIEFTQDFHDQERSIAPSVKMGTPITAAPTPQAVTKLAYQSTESEARVVALLQDQHLWLTISHSVSRPDGTTSALTTQVDLTPNISGRVTALALASRAELLAVGTADGRVYHFDLRDVTKPLLAETTQASGQDQAITALAYLMGDRSLVVGDAAGQVVVWMPVREHPGTNQTKMTAVHRFTSHLSAVTDITISQRDKGFITTDAEGEIRLHHSTSAQTLLTLAPKQGALRSTYFSPKADGLVSVSENNHLLHYHIANPYPEITLATLFSPVMYEGYERPELVWQSSSGSDDFEAKFSLTPLIFGTVKGTFYAVLLAVPLAVLAAIYTSMFMHPDYRAKIKPIIEIMAALPTVVLGFLAGLWFAPVLERNFPAMTGMVLVTPFAVAISAGLFLMLPASLRHRIRPGVEAFLMMPVIIAVVGGCLATNGWWESFLFDGHYKPWLQAHLGLNYDQRNAIVVGVAMGFAIIPIIYSISEEALTNVPKNLIAGSLALGATRWQTLIYLVLISASPGIFSALMIGLGRAVGETMIVLMATGNTPIMDWSLFNGFRTLSANIAVEIPEAPHGGTLYRTLFLAGLLLFIATFLLNTVAELVRQRLREKYSQF, encoded by the coding sequence ATGAATGTGCCGCCGCTCACGCCAGTACCGGTGCCGCAAGGAGAGTCCTCTCCAGGCCGGGGCCCCATGTCGGCCCCGGCCCTTCTGGAGGAGCTTTTTACCCGCCGCCAAATCAGGTCACTGACTGACGGAGTCACCCGCTTGATCATCAAGACGGGCGGGGTCAGCATTATCCTCTGCATTCTCGGGATGTGTGTCTTTCTTGTGAAGGAAGTCATCCCGCTTTTCCTTCCGACCCAGGCAACTCTGAGCGAGCCGGTTACCCTTTCTCCGATCAAGCATCCAGTAACCTCAGCTCTCATCGGTATTGACGAACATCAAGAGCTTGCCTATGTGCTACGGGATGACTCCTTGGAGTTTGTCTTCCTCGGGGAAGGCATGGCTGCCATCTCCAAGGTGCCATCGCGTGGGTTACTTCCGGATGGAACGGTTACCGCATTAGCACGAGCCTTAGGGAAGGGGCACAGTCTTGCCCTCGCTACGGGAGATAGTCGCATCATCCCCGTCACAATCGAATTTACGCAGGACTTTCACGACCAAGAACGGTCGATCGCTCCATCAGTCAAAATGGGGACTCCCATTACTGCGGCACCGACTCCACAGGCCGTTACCAAACTCGCCTATCAGAGCACGGAGTCCGAAGCACGTGTTGTTGCGCTACTGCAAGATCAACATCTCTGGCTGACCATCAGCCACAGCGTCTCTCGCCCAGATGGAACAACCTCTGCGTTGACCACGCAGGTTGATCTGACACCCAACATCTCCGGTCGGGTAACGGCGCTCGCGCTTGCAAGCCGGGCAGAGCTTCTTGCTGTCGGCACGGCGGACGGCAGGGTCTACCATTTTGATCTTCGGGATGTTACCAAGCCTCTTCTTGCTGAGACGACACAGGCATCCGGACAAGACCAGGCTATTACCGCGCTGGCATATCTGATGGGGGACCGGAGTCTCGTGGTTGGTGATGCGGCCGGGCAGGTAGTCGTCTGGATGCCTGTGCGGGAGCATCCAGGAACAAACCAGACCAAGATGACGGCGGTCCATCGGTTCACTTCTCATCTAAGTGCCGTGACGGATATCACGATCTCACAACGTGATAAGGGATTCATCACCACGGATGCAGAAGGAGAAATTCGGCTGCACCACTCGACGTCTGCACAGACGCTACTCACGTTGGCTCCTAAACAGGGGGCGCTGCGCAGTACCTATTTTTCGCCTAAGGCTGATGGCCTGGTCAGTGTGAGCGAAAATAATCACTTGCTCCATTATCATATTGCGAATCCATATCCGGAAATCACCCTAGCGACCTTGTTTTCTCCAGTAATGTACGAGGGCTATGAACGACCGGAACTGGTATGGCAATCCTCCAGTGGTTCAGACGACTTCGAGGCCAAGTTTAGCTTGACACCGTTGATCTTTGGGACAGTGAAGGGTACATTTTATGCGGTTCTTCTCGCGGTGCCGTTGGCAGTATTAGCCGCCATCTACACTTCCATGTTCATGCATCCGGATTATCGAGCCAAGATCAAGCCGATCATTGAAATCATGGCAGCGCTTCCAACGGTGGTCCTTGGATTCCTGGCAGGGCTCTGGTTCGCGCCGGTGCTCGAGCGGAACTTTCCCGCCATGACAGGGATGGTCTTGGTGACTCCCTTTGCCGTTGCCATTTCCGCCGGACTCTTTCTCATGCTGCCCGCGTCCCTTCGGCATCGAATTCGGCCTGGCGTCGAAGCATTTCTCATGATGCCTGTCATCATCGCGGTGGTTGGAGGATGTTTGGCGACGAATGGCTGGTGGGAGTCTTTCCTGTTTGATGGCCATTATAAGCCGTGGCTTCAGGCCCACCTGGGCCTGAATTATGATCAGCGCAATGCCATTGTCGTTGGTGTTGCCATGGGGTTCGCTATCATTCCCATCATCTACAGTATTTCGGAAGAGGCGCTAACCAATGTTCCCAAGAATCTGATCGCTGGCTCCTTGGCGCTTGGGGCGACGCGCTGGCAAACACTGATTTATCTCGTCCTCATCTCAGCCAGTCCGGGAATTTTTTCGGCCCTTATGATTGGACTCGGTCGAGCGGTTGGAGAGACCATGATTGTCCTGATGGCGACAGGGAATACTCCGATCATGGACTGGAGCTTGTTCAACGGCTTTCGAACGCTTTCTGCGAATATTGCTGTGGAAATTCCTGAGGCACCGCACGGAGGTACCCTGTACCGCACACTCTTTCTTGCGGGATTGCTCCTCTTTATCGCAACCTTTCTACTCAACACAGTCGCGGAGCTTGTTCGACAGCGGCTTAGGGAGAAGTATAGTCAGTTCTAG
- the pstA gene encoding phosphate ABC transporter permease PstA, whose product MKQWVRQFMASGELFIWGCGAGLSLSLLMIGGLLALILMNGFGYFWPADLIELTLKDGKHVIGQLAGEEIGPKGIPRIRVKIGNRDLYGLDYRWINTDQITERGQPSDLVMVERCEWGNFYGRLLTITKEDQSVAEGAEAVWQSLPALIRQAEGSEVESLYTVLVADANGREKSIGLSQVVRVLRPNNLSTWEKLWVYGGNVWMILTTEPREANTEGGIFPAIFGTVMMVLIMSLIVTPFGVIGALYLREYARQGVIVRTVRIAVNNLAGVPSIVFGVFGLGFFVYGVGGTIDALWFSDRLPTPTFGTGGILWASLTLALLTVPVVIVATEEGLAAVPREYREGSIGLGATKWETIWKVVLPTALPGILTGLILAMARAAGEVAPLMLTGVVKLAPALPIDWVWPFLHLDRKFMHLGFHIYDVGFQSPNVEAAKPMVYVTTLVLILVVVALNLTGIVLRNRMRRKYAGSAV is encoded by the coding sequence ATGAAACAGTGGGTCAGACAATTCATGGCAAGCGGGGAGCTCTTCATTTGGGGCTGTGGGGCAGGGTTGTCTTTATCGCTTCTGATGATCGGAGGACTCCTTGCTCTTATCCTTATGAACGGATTCGGGTATTTCTGGCCGGCTGACTTGATCGAATTGACCCTCAAGGACGGCAAACATGTGATCGGTCAATTGGCTGGAGAGGAAATCGGTCCTAAAGGGATTCCCCGTATCAGAGTGAAGATCGGGAATCGGGATCTGTATGGATTAGACTATCGATGGATCAATACCGATCAGATCACCGAGCGAGGTCAGCCATCTGATCTCGTCATGGTGGAGCGGTGTGAATGGGGGAATTTCTATGGACGTCTCCTGACGATTACCAAGGAAGACCAGTCCGTAGCTGAAGGGGCGGAAGCGGTTTGGCAGTCACTTCCGGCTCTGATTCGGCAGGCGGAAGGAAGTGAAGTAGAGAGTCTCTACACAGTACTCGTGGCCGATGCCAATGGGAGAGAAAAGTCCATCGGACTGAGCCAAGTTGTGCGGGTCTTACGCCCCAACAATCTCTCAACGTGGGAAAAGCTGTGGGTCTACGGCGGCAACGTCTGGATGATCTTGACCACGGAACCACGAGAGGCCAACACGGAGGGCGGAATCTTCCCGGCCATTTTCGGCACCGTGATGATGGTACTGATCATGAGCCTCATAGTGACCCCATTCGGCGTGATCGGGGCCTTGTATCTCAGAGAATATGCCCGCCAGGGTGTCATCGTGAGGACCGTCCGCATTGCCGTCAACAATCTCGCCGGAGTTCCTTCCATCGTCTTCGGGGTATTCGGGTTAGGGTTTTTCGTGTACGGTGTCGGTGGGACGATCGACGCGCTGTGGTTTTCCGACCGGCTGCCGACTCCGACCTTCGGCACTGGAGGTATTCTCTGGGCCTCTCTCACATTGGCGCTTTTAACCGTTCCCGTCGTGATTGTCGCGACGGAGGAGGGGCTGGCGGCTGTGCCACGGGAGTACCGCGAGGGGTCGATTGGCTTGGGTGCAACCAAATGGGAAACCATATGGAAAGTCGTGCTTCCCACCGCGCTTCCTGGAATCCTGACCGGGTTGATCCTTGCCATGGCCCGTGCGGCAGGAGAGGTCGCTCCCTTGATGTTGACCGGTGTGGTGAAACTGGCGCCGGCCCTGCCGATCGACTGGGTATGGCCGTTTTTGCATTTAGACCGGAAGTTCATGCACTTGGGGTTTCATATCTATGACGTGGGGTTTCAATCGCCGAACGTCGAAGCGGCCAAGCCCATGGTCTATGTGACGACGTTGGTGTTGATTCTCGTTGTGGTGGCGCTGAATTTGACCGGAATCGTCTTGCGCAATCGGATGAGGAGGAAATATGCTGGATCAGCAGTATGA
- the pstB gene encoding phosphate ABC transporter ATP-binding protein PstB, translating to MDYPDSTLQSQPGISGKPKLRVEGFNFYYGLVQALFKVDMEIPEHQVTAFIGPSGCGKSTLLRCMNRLNDLIEGARHEGNILIDNMDIFNPLIDITDLRKRVGMVFQKSNPFPKSIHENVAYGPRLQGLKNRAVLDEIVERSLRGAGLWEEVKDRLHKSALGLSGGQQQRLCIARALAVKPDVLLMDEPCSALDPIATGIIEELLFSLKKELTVVIVTHNMQQAARVSDCTAFMYLGRLIEFGRTKQLFTNPSNKQTEDYITGRFG from the coding sequence ATGGACTATCCTGATTCTACCCTACAGTCTCAGCCCGGCATTTCGGGCAAACCGAAGCTCCGGGTAGAGGGCTTTAACTTTTATTATGGCCTCGTCCAAGCCCTGTTTAAAGTCGACATGGAGATTCCTGAACACCAAGTGACGGCGTTTATTGGGCCGTCCGGATGCGGGAAGTCCACGTTGCTCCGATGCATGAACCGATTGAACGATCTGATCGAAGGGGCGCGGCATGAAGGGAATATCCTTATCGATAACATGGATATTTTTAACCCGCTTATCGATATTACCGACCTTCGAAAGCGGGTGGGAATGGTCTTTCAAAAATCCAATCCCTTCCCTAAATCGATCCATGAAAATGTCGCATACGGGCCACGCTTGCAAGGTTTGAAGAACAGGGCGGTGTTGGACGAGATCGTCGAGCGCAGTCTCCGAGGGGCAGGCCTCTGGGAAGAGGTGAAGGACCGGCTCCACAAGAGTGCACTCGGGCTGTCCGGCGGTCAGCAGCAACGACTCTGTATCGCACGGGCGCTCGCCGTCAAACCGGATGTTCTCCTGATGGATGAGCCCTGTTCGGCGCTCGATCCGATCGCTACAGGGATCATTGAAGAACTACTGTTTTCGCTGAAGAAGGAGTTGACCGTCGTCATCGTGACGCACAATATGCAACAGGCTGCTCGAGTATCCGATTGTACTGCCTTCATGTATCTTGGCCGACTGATCGAGTTCGGTCGTACCAAGCAGTTATTCACGAATCCGTCGAACAAACAGACCGAAGACTATATCACCGGACGATTCGGGTGA
- the phoU gene encoding phosphate signaling complex protein PhoU, producing MQRHFDEELAELKTKLARMAGLAEDQIDKALTALVNRDSALACRVIERDHKVNALDVEIDEACIELLALHQPAARDLRLVTTAMKLSTELERISDLAESICERAIELNEEPQLKPYIDIPRMGNLARVMVKDSIDAFVKEDAKLARKVIMDDDFVDDLMEQLFRELLSFMMENPHTISRAIRLSFIAKSLERVGDHATNIAELVVYLVEGKIIRHTSTPAISER from the coding sequence ATGCAACGACATTTCGACGAGGAACTTGCCGAGTTAAAGACGAAACTGGCCCGTATGGCCGGCTTGGCGGAAGATCAAATCGACAAAGCCTTGACCGCCTTGGTCAACCGAGATTCGGCTTTGGCCTGTCGTGTGATCGAGCGGGACCACAAGGTGAACGCGTTGGATGTAGAGATCGACGAAGCCTGTATCGAGTTGTTGGCGCTCCATCAGCCAGCGGCGCGTGATCTACGGTTGGTCACGACGGCCATGAAACTATCCACCGAGCTCGAACGAATCAGCGACCTGGCGGAGAGCATCTGTGAGCGGGCGATAGAGCTGAATGAAGAGCCGCAACTCAAGCCCTACATTGATATCCCACGGATGGGGAATCTGGCCCGGGTGATGGTAAAGGACAGTATCGATGCCTTCGTCAAGGAAGACGCCAAGCTGGCCAGGAAAGTGATCATGGATGATGACTTCGTCGATGATCTCATGGAACAGTTGTTTCGTGAACTGCTCTCTTTCATGATGGAGAATCCGCATACGATTTCTCGTGCCATTCGGTTGAGCTTTATCGCCAAGTCTCTCGAGCGGGTGGGGGATCATGCGACGAATATAGCTGAGCTCGTCGTGTATCTGGTGGAAGGCAAGATCATTCGGCATACATCAACACCGGCAATTTCAGAGCGCTGA
- a CDS encoding response regulator transcription factor, translated as MGNLTHKKILVVEDEPEIGQLVTHYLEKEGFRTTTAGTGFEAIKKVKEDKPDLVVLDLMLPELDGLEVCKRLRSVPNTAMLPIIMLTAKAEESDTIVGLELGADDYVTKPFSPKTLVARIKSLFRRLERTTDQKPTSGTYGPLTIDLTRHEVRVNGTEVLLTAKEFGLLEYLLRHPGRVLTREMLLNEVWGYDYYGTTRTVDVHIRRLKVKVPLLNDAIVSVKTLGYKLLDHVPPQ; from the coding sequence ATGGGTAACCTTACGCATAAGAAAATCCTGGTTGTTGAGGACGAGCCGGAGATTGGGCAGCTTGTCACACATTACTTGGAGAAAGAGGGATTTCGAACGACCACGGCAGGCACCGGGTTCGAGGCAATCAAGAAAGTCAAAGAGGACAAACCCGATCTGGTCGTCCTCGATCTCATGCTCCCTGAGCTAGATGGTCTTGAGGTATGTAAACGGCTGCGTTCTGTTCCCAATACCGCGATGCTGCCGATCATCATGCTGACGGCCAAAGCCGAAGAGTCGGACACGATCGTTGGGCTTGAGCTGGGTGCCGATGATTATGTGACGAAGCCGTTCAGCCCGAAGACCCTCGTCGCACGGATCAAATCACTCTTTCGCCGATTGGAACGGACTACCGATCAAAAGCCAACCTCCGGAACGTATGGCCCGCTCACGATTGATCTCACACGACACGAAGTGAGGGTAAACGGGACAGAAGTGCTGCTCACGGCGAAAGAGTTCGGGCTGTTGGAATATCTGTTGCGTCATCCTGGGCGCGTACTGACGCGCGAGATGCTTCTCAATGAAGTGTGGGGATACGATTACTATGGGACGACGCGAACCGTCGACGTCCATATTCGCCGATTGAAAGTGAAGGTCCCGTTGCTCAATGACGCGATCGTTTCGGTCAAGACACTTGGGTACAAACTGTTGGACCATGTTCCGCCACAGTAG
- a CDS encoding arsenate reductase ArsC, producing MKPNVLFLCTGNSCRSQMAEGWLRHFAGDRFVALSAGTNPVGVNPLAVEVMQEVGIDISNQQSKHIAEFQRRRLHYVITVCDHAQASCPTEPRGDVRLHWSFDDPAHAQGSVLERVQVFRRVRDEIGKQIHGWLQKADQLSEPSSVSTPYVT from the coding sequence ATGAAACCGAACGTGCTCTTTCTCTGCACGGGTAATTCCTGTCGCAGCCAAATGGCAGAGGGCTGGCTGCGCCACTTCGCGGGCGATCGCTTTGTGGCTCTAAGTGCTGGGACCAATCCGGTCGGGGTGAACCCGCTGGCCGTCGAGGTGATGCAGGAGGTGGGAATCGATATTTCCAACCAGCAGTCGAAGCACATCGCGGAATTTCAGAGACGACGACTTCACTACGTCATTACGGTGTGTGATCATGCCCAGGCATCCTGCCCAACCGAGCCACGAGGAGACGTCAGACTACATTGGAGTTTTGATGATCCTGCCCATGCACAAGGTTCCGTTCTTGAACGCGTGCAAGTCTTCCGGCGAGTACGGGATGAGATCGGCAAGCAAATCCATGGGTGGTTGCAAAAGGCTGATCAATTGTCGGAGCCCAGCTCAGTATCTACGCCATATGTGACCTGA
- the arsB gene encoding ACR3 family arsenite efflux transporter codes for MDTALATILPTQANTKRLNLFERYLTVWVGLCMVAGMILGQSAPAAVQLLRSMEFGEGSHVNFPIAVLIWLMIIPMMMKVDFAAVRNVGKRPRGLLVTLVVNWIVKPLSMAFLAWLFFRFVFSTWIAAADADQYIAGAIILAAAPCTAMVFVWSYLTDGDPAYTLVQVSVNDLIMLVLFAPLVAFLVNGASSLHVPYEVLLYSVLAFIVIPLTIGLLLRQWLIRNHGKDWFELTFLPRFSPVTTIALLATLVLIFSFQADNISGKGWHVALIAVPLLLQVYFNASLTYGLMKWLKVPYAVAAPGALIGASNFFELAVATAIALFGAESGAALVTVVGVLVEVPVMLSVCAACNRTRDWFPPDAAR; via the coding sequence ATGGACACCGCTCTTGCGACAATTCTTCCCACTCAAGCCAATACGAAGCGGCTGAACCTGTTTGAACGCTATCTGACGGTCTGGGTAGGGCTGTGCATGGTAGCCGGAATGATCCTCGGCCAGTCCGCTCCGGCTGCTGTGCAGCTCCTGCGCAGCATGGAGTTTGGTGAGGGCAGCCACGTCAATTTCCCTATCGCCGTCCTGATCTGGCTGATGATCATCCCGATGATGATGAAGGTGGATTTTGCCGCCGTGCGCAATGTCGGCAAGCGGCCACGCGGGTTGCTAGTGACGCTGGTTGTCAACTGGATAGTCAAACCGCTTTCGATGGCCTTCTTGGCGTGGTTATTCTTCCGCTTTGTGTTTTCCACATGGATAGCGGCCGCAGATGCCGACCAATATATTGCAGGGGCGATTATTCTCGCAGCGGCTCCCTGCACGGCGATGGTATTTGTGTGGAGTTACCTCACCGACGGCGACCCGGCATACACGCTGGTACAAGTGTCCGTCAACGACCTCATCATGCTGGTGCTGTTTGCACCGCTGGTGGCGTTTCTCGTGAATGGCGCATCATCGCTGCACGTGCCCTATGAAGTGCTGCTCTATTCGGTGCTGGCCTTCATCGTGATTCCGTTGACTATCGGCCTGTTGCTCCGGCAATGGTTGATCCGCAACCACGGAAAAGATTGGTTTGAACTGACCTTCCTTCCGCGTTTTTCCCCTGTCACTACTATCGCCCTGCTCGCGACACTGGTGCTTATCTTTTCGTTTCAGGCCGACAATATCAGCGGCAAAGGGTGGCATGTGGCGTTGATTGCCGTCCCGCTTCTCTTACAGGTGTATTTCAATGCCTCCCTGACCTACGGATTGATGAAATGGCTGAAGGTACCCTATGCGGTGGCCGCACCCGGCGCTCTCATTGGTGCCAGCAACTTCTTTGAACTTGCGGTTGCAACCGCGATCGCGCTCTTTGGTGCTGAATCCGGAGCCGCGCTGGTCACCGTGGTCGGAGTCTTGGTCGAAGTGCCCGTTATGCTGTCGGTGTGCGCGGCTTGCAACAGAACAAGAGACTGGTTCCCGCCGGATGCCGCACGATGA
- a CDS encoding ArsI/CadI family heavy metal resistance metalloenzyme, whose translation MKRLHIHIGVDNIEQAISFYSALFGSAPVKTKADYAKWLIDDPRVNFAISTRSGKKGVDHLGIQVDDTSELDEVRGRIKSAALPAFDEGETVCCYAKSDKTWVRDPAGLAWETYRTMEDVQIYGTNPVMTESACCTPETMGTPNCCEPSEKSAGCCG comes from the coding sequence ATGAAACGCCTACATATCCATATCGGTGTGGACAATATTGAGCAAGCCATCTCCTTCTACAGTGCCCTCTTTGGCAGTGCTCCGGTAAAGACGAAAGCTGACTATGCAAAGTGGCTGATCGATGACCCGCGCGTCAATTTTGCGATTTCGACCCGGTCCGGCAAGAAGGGCGTGGACCATCTTGGGATTCAAGTTGATGACACGAGCGAGCTAGATGAAGTGCGCGGACGGATAAAAAGCGCAGCCTTACCCGCGTTTGATGAAGGAGAAACCGTCTGCTGTTATGCCAAGTCCGACAAAACATGGGTGCGAGACCCAGCGGGACTGGCATGGGAAACCTACCGGACAATGGAAGATGTGCAAATTTATGGAACAAATCCGGTCATGACCGAAAGTGCCTGCTGTACACCGGAAACGATGGGGACACCCAACTGCTGCGAGCCTTCTGAAAAGTCCGCCGGGTGCTGTGGTTGA
- a CDS encoding ArsR/SmtB family transcription factor, translating to MDTNDAVVAFGALSQETRLRVFRLLVEHGRDGAAAGVLSETLGIPHNTLSFHLAQMSHAGLVLSRREGRSIIYRANFEFFTDLIRYMVKDCCRMEFASIREDKKRGCSVIEMPTCCTPSRKEKTS from the coding sequence ATGGATACTAATGATGCGGTGGTCGCTTTTGGCGCACTGTCACAGGAAACCAGGTTACGGGTGTTCCGCTTGCTCGTGGAGCATGGGAGGGATGGTGCAGCCGCCGGAGTTCTCAGTGAGACTCTCGGCATTCCACATAACACGCTGTCCTTTCATCTAGCGCAGATGAGCCACGCCGGTTTGGTCCTCTCACGGCGGGAAGGACGCTCTATTATTTACCGGGCGAATTTTGAGTTTTTCACCGACCTCATTCGCTACATGGTGAAGGATTGTTGCCGCATGGAGTTCGCCAGTATCCGCGAAGATAAAAAGCGGGGCTGTTCCGTGATTGAAATGCCAACCTGTTGCACACCTAGCAGAAAGGAGAAGACCTCATGA
- a CDS encoding DEAD/DEAH box helicase family protein yields MSPLSDPPVAFHRMLLVNDLFKYVGKIANLDVGCSIRFDRSHDPEELIGFMTNYIMLEYRNSPQLTCPIGEEPHDQMVWLQIRIIVRTSCKRNACTALDCSESSLGSRDNDRFDPESNPLDQPDANGM; encoded by the coding sequence GTGTCACCTCTTTCTGATCCACCGGTGGCGTTTCACCGAATGTTGTTGGTCAACGATCTATTCAAGTATGTGGGGAAGATTGCAAATCTGGATGTCGGTTGTTCCATCCGATTCGACCGATCACATGATCCGGAGGAACTGATTGGCTTCATGACGAATTATATTATGCTGGAATACCGGAATTCTCCGCAGCTCACCTGCCCCATTGGTGAAGAACCGCACGACCAGATGGTTTGGCTTCAGATAAGAATTATTGTCCGCACCAGTTGTAAGAGGAACGCCTGTACGGCACTCGATTGTTCCGAGTCTTCGCTAGGCTCACGTGACAACGACCGGTTTGATCCTGAGTCGAACCCTCTGGATCAGCCCGATGCAAATGGCATGTGA